The stretch of DNA GTCAGCCTCAAACTCATAATTTCTCCTAGTCCTATATTCTCcatcaatgtatttttttatttattatagaaatGTGTTAATATATTAGTTATGTCAATATTTTCTCATTCAGTAGGGTTTGAACAATAATCACTTAACTCTTTTAATTCTTCAACACTTAGTTCAAATCAGTTGAACTATCCAACTTTCCTCTCTAGTTAACAATTAtgtttggacttttcgggactTTCTTCACCGTTCTTAACAAAAAGGTCAAATTCCTCTTCAATCATCCAAAAAACATAAACATTATAAAAGATCCTAACATGGGAATGTCTAACcaattcaaacaaatttttgaGTTGATTGACACCAACGGAGATGGAAAGATATCAACCAATGAGCTCACTAAGTTACTTTCATGTTTAGGATACAAAGATAACATAATTGCTACTAAAGAAGCTGAAGGCATGGTAAATGTGTTGGACTCAAATGGAGATGGGTTTGTAGACTTGGAGGAATTCATGGTTGTTATGGATGACAAAGAAGGCATGTTTGGTTGTGTTAGTGATAAGGAGCAAGATGAGTATCTCATGGATGCTTTTCTTGTGTTTGACACTGATAAAAATGGTTTAATTTCAGCCAAGGAATTGAAGAGAGTTATGATAAATCTAGAATTTGATAATTGTAGTGTTGAAGAGTGCAAACGTATGATTAAAGGGGTTGATAAAAATGGAGATGGGTTTGTGGATTTTGAAGAATTTAGGTCCATGATGAAATTAGAACTTACCAACTAATTAAAGGTTgtttgaaaaatcaaaataagataAGGTAGTATAGTATTTTTTgcattttcttctttctattttGTGCTACCTTGCTAGTAGGGCTGTGCAAAAAATCCGGTTATGAGGCCCAAATCCAAAACCGGatccaaatccattttaaatatccggtTAAAATTATAATCCGGTTTATTTAAAATCGGTTGGATaaccacttatgttttatatttggatttagtTTTTAACCGGTTTGTATCCAttaccaatattttgttaattttgagattttatgtcttgtaaaaaatttgaaattttttttcttcgaaaAATTAccggaaaaaataaataaaaaaaacttttttttttctcaaaaaaatttaaaatcgaattttttctcgaaaaatttggtgagaatttttttaaaaaaatttatcgaaaaaatcgattttttaaataaccgatttttaaactatgaataaatatttttttcaaaaataatcaaattttaatcgattttgaaaaaaaaatcgattttaaaattaaaattttcaaaaccggttgcttaattataaatcggttatttaaccataaccaattttacaattggttttataaccggttttaaaccaaataatagatttggttataaatctaaatccatatattggttttaaaatggatatgatttggtttttaaaaaaaaccaacCATGAACAGCCCTACTTGCTAGTACTATCCATATTAGATTGTCCACAATTATAAGATAATATTCAAAGAAAAGATCAAACATCACCATTCAATTACATgtcttcaaattttattttgaccAGTTAATCTTTGGTTAAACAATTGATAGGAAACCTTAAATTAAACAAGCTATAGTTAATTTTATAGTCCACCAATACATAATTTGAAGTATGCTTAAAAAAATGAGGTGTTGTGTCATTTAAACTTGGGTGTAAAGTACCTATCTCCttttcaaacaatttttataataacaaaacaAGTGGTTCcgaaataaaagagaaaaccCCGCGAGACAAAATCAGATCGAAActctttgaaattttgaaataaagcTTTCCCACTTCATTGAAATTGTGGAGCCCTAATTCCCGAAAATGGAAGCTCTCTACAAAAAACTCTACTCCAAGTACTCCACACTCAaggtctctctctctctctcaaatgCTCTTTACTATTTTCCTTTTCATTTcttacttttcaattttttttaaaattattattattgtgatttGTTGTTGCAGACTAATAAACTCTCCGAATTGGAAGAGCTTAATAATGAGCAAGAAGCAAAATTCCTCAATTTCGTCTCTggtaattcatatttttttccgCGCTTGTGTTGTGTGTGATTATTTTAGTAAACTTAACCGCTAATACTTATCCAGGAATTGTAATTGTTGATGCTTGTGTGAATTAATTTGCGTTGCAGCTGCGGAAGAGTTAATTGATCACTTGAGAACTGAAAATGACAAGCTTCTTGGAAAAATCAATGACTTGGGAAATGAATTAGCTTCGGTTAGGTATATACTAGTAGGGTTCTGCAATCTAacctttattttctttatttttctttttaggtTTTTGCTGGATattgttgatttttaaaaataaaaaaataaaaaaaattgtgctCGGGGTTACTgtgttagtgtttgaatttgaTAGACTCAAATTTGTTCCTGTTATCCAGGCAGACGAAAGACAATCAAGTGGCTGATTATCAAAGGCTTTTAATGGAAGAAAGCAAAAAAAGTGAGActctcaattatttttttggttcTTGAAAATATCTGTTAAATAATTGTAGTACAGATGTTTACAAAATTTGGACATAGTACTTTTTACAAGATCTTAGTGTATTGTCATGATGATcacaagtttttaattttttaatggttTGGGATGAGTTAGGCTTAAAGCTAGACTTCTAAGATGGAATTAGAGTTCATGCTATATCTATTGTTGGGTCAACCGTTATCTAGCTATTTGTGGTTGCAGATGACCAATCCTTCAAACTTCACACCCCAGGAGCGTGAAGCAGTGTGTTGAAAATCCCACATTGATTAGTTTTATGGTAAAATTAGTAGTTATAAAGGGAGACCAACCGTCATTCCAAACCTATCTTTTTTAGGGGTTTGAGTTAGGTCTAAAGACCAAATTATAAGAGGGTGATAAGTTATCAACTTAAAAATTGTGCTTATATCAGCAATATCTACTTACTTGGTAGAGAAAACctgatttttcttttcaacatGATATTCATGCTTCTTTGAAGTTACTAAGTGATTTATCTATTCATCCcaaaaaacaaagaattaatAAGTTATTATCTTTCAGGAGTTTCCTTACTTTGACATTCTAATGTaactaactataatttttagCTTGTTGCTTTGAGTCTGAAATTCTTTTAGTTACTTCTCGTATTTCTGGATAAGTCCTTATTAAAGTAGTAAGTCAAAGTTCTCCATTATGAATTTATGATGGCTACCTAGTTTATCTTTATCTTCAGAACTTTTGTGGTAATCTTTATTGTGTGTCAGAATTTGATCAtgttttattgtttattatgTATGATTTGTGAATGTAAGTTCACAGTATTCTTCCCAGTGTCCTTCCTTTTCCTTAAATTTAttccatttttattattttttattgaggaTTTGGGTGTGAATTTGTGGCAGATGAAGCTCTTTTAGAAGAAGTTGAGAAGTTGCAAAAGCTTCTAAAAGAAGGAACTTCTGGTGATTTAAATAACAGCAGTAAGGTCATGAATATGAATGACCAATTTAACAATACCCCCAATAACTCATCTATGAGAATGACAAGAAAACGTAGGAGGCAGGAACAGGATGCATTGGACAAAGAAGCAAGGTCTATACCATGTGAAATTGATGAAGGTAATTCTGTGGAGAGAGAGCCAACACAAAGCTTTCTCAAGGAGAATGCTTCCAATAAGGTGAGAAATTAGAACCCTAAAACCGAAATATATTTGCATGTCCTTatttatatgaatataaattataattatatatgcaCGTTTCATTTATTCTTTTGGTGGAAAAATAAACACCTTTATATGCTTGCCATTTTGTTGTCAAGAAAAGCTGCTGGAGTGCTCTACTAAAGCTAATGATCAATCAGGTTGGTGTGAGTAATTGGTATTCACGCTTCTTTATATGTGAATTGTTTCTTTGACTTTTagcaatatttttatatatcctTCATTTATTTTGCAGGAGTTGATTTACAGGAAAGTGGTCATCCTAACTGGCTTTTTCAAGCTCTTTTTGAGTATACATTGGATATGAAACTATCCATTGATAATCAAACTGGTCGACTAAGTCTTTTTGCAATGCATCAATCAAGTGGTAATTCATACTTTTGGCTTGTAAATTTGTGACCAATGtctttttcttattatttcttaaccttatttcatttggactttatttaaaagcatttaaaattgattggattaaaacTTTACAATTGAAAATGGAAAGACCGACATCATGCATGACTGTGGTGAATGAAATCAATGAGTACTTCGGGTGTTATTTGTTATAGAAAAGTACCAGTTATATTAAGGCAAAATTTTATTGTGGGACTACAAGACTTGCAATGTTGATGTTGAGTGGTAGTGGGTCAACAGAACAGAAAGCTCAATCTTGAGAAAGCTCAATCTTAGTTGGAAAAGTGGAGTAGACTTTTTGGAGCCTCAGTGAAGAATAAATTGGATGAGGGATAAACTGTTATAGGTAAAGGGAGACCTAAAAATACTAAAGGTCAAACCATCAACATTGGCAATGTTGTTGCTGGTGCCTTTATGGGTCCTTTTTTTTTCACTGTGGGATACATTTTTTGTAGGTTTGTCTTTAGTTAGGTTGGGTCAAGATTGCACCCCTGGTGTTTGTTGAAAAGCCCCATAAGAGCTGGGCATTTTGGATTAACATAATGTTAGCAGATCCATATGTGGCAGACACTAATTTCTGCATCTCTCCAAATATCAATCGGCTTCAGAACTTGAGGTCAACTTTAGTTGAAATGTGGCTAAAGAAGCCTAAGAAATTATCCGTAATTGGATAGGAGAATAGACTATGCATTATCACTTCTTTGTTGCCATTGACCGTGTGCAAAAGCTATTGATAGGCAGACAATTAGGATCTAGCCAGGTATTGGCTTGGTTATGCCCCTTTGGCTCTTGGTCAATCTATATATTTTGTGGTTCATGTCTTGATAAGCTTAGCTGTTAGAGGTGGCTCAAAATTGTGGTTAAAATATCCGAAAAACATTGGTTTCTTAATCGTGCAAAGGAACTATTTTCAACTACCATTCAGCCGTTAGTGAATCTGGTAATGACTGAGAGGAGTATACAAAAATGTCAATTGTATGTTTTAGATGCTTTGATTGTTATATGAGATCAATCAGCCTGTGGGTCAGTTTTGGCTTTAAACTTTGGCAAGtttgttttattctttttttcagTTGAGTAAAAATTTCAAGGACAGTAACCTATACTAGATTCTTGTTTTGTTTGGAGGGTCTTCATCACTACCacaaattttattgttaaaatttgaaataaagtTTAGCCattcaacatttttttatataaatgctTGGTTAAAATGTTTCTCTGATTATTGCCTTCATGATAGGTTACTCCTTCAGTTTATCATGGATTAGCAAAGCCCCTGGAGAGGAAGCAGAACTGTTGTACCATGTTCTGTCTCTAGGCACACTTGAAAGATTAGTACCAGAATGGATGAGGGAGGACATCATGTTCAGCCCAACCATGTGCCCTATCTTTTTTGAAAGAGTTTCGCGTGTTATCAACTGCAAACACCGAAGTCTCTGTTTTTTGTAGCTTTGAATACTATTGGTTCCTCCCAACACCATCTTTTGAATATGGCTATGTTGTATATATTTACACTTCAATTACTATTTGGTAATTTGGAGAATGGGAAGTACTTTTTGAATTGTGAATCAAATCTTCTTATGAAATATAGGCTATAAGATACATGATTCATaaaaatgtgacattttttaaacaaaaataagtgACAAAAATATTGGCTGATATATAACAAACAAACAGTAAAGTAATTCaagaaaatcataaataaaaaaatgataaaagaaaaaacaattggCTAAAAACGTTGATCGAAAAAGGAGTTGGAAACATTAAGTTTGTGTGATTTATTTGAATGAGTTCACATTCAAATTGGAATGCATTTCTACGAGTTTAAGTTGGTATTGAACTGAGGACTCAGATGTTACTGATGATCATGATTTGAGGAGCATTTGATCGACAAAATTCATCATTTCCAACTTATATTCCTTTATAAATTCATGTTACAAACATATGCCTAAGTGATGTAGAATGTCCGATGAATATTAAAATCCCTGCAACATGTAGTTAGGAATTCAATCTTTACTCCCACGCTTTGAAAAATCATATGATGATTTTCATAGATTtgcagataaaaaaaataagataattttcATTACTTACACAAATCAATAGTAAAATACAACATTAGGCAGTTCCATATTATTTGAGCTATTAGAAATTTGACTAACCCACTTTTACCTAGACATATATTCCCATCGTCCCCCCACCCAAAAAATCACATGTCTCTTCATCTACTTCCCCACTCTAACATACATATACATACATTCTAGGTCAGTAATGGCTGGATATCACAAAAGGTACATGCCAGATCCCTGCTTCTCTTGACAAAAAAATAGCAAGGTTTGCAACAACTACCCCCAAATGCCACTCAGAAGAATTTGAAGTACCGGTAGATCAGTCTCACAAGCTGTGGAACAAGAACCAATGTGTAGTACCAGGTAGTTGTAATCAATAATCTACACGCAATCGCCGCAACTCAGATTTGAATGTTGAAATAGAACTGAGAGTCTTACGAGCAAGACTCCGTATATCCTCTCGTGAACAATCCCGTGAAATCCTAACAAGTTCCCAAAGAGCACCTCCACTAATCATGTCTTTTGCATTCACTTCTGCAATATTTATAATCTCAGTTGATTTAAGTTTTATAATAATGTACTTGGAAAAACTGAAGAACACTATGAGAAGTCATATTACCATGCTGTGCCAAGTGGCAGAGTGCAAGCTCTATGTGACGCCTGATTGGTGCGGCTTCATTATTAGCATTTTGTACTATCCACGGAAGTGCGCCATCTTCTATCAATACAGATCTGCCAGTTTTTATCCCTGATAATGCAAAATATAATAGTAAGGCTCCAAACTAAACCTCTTCATTTCATTACTTTCCTTTGGTGCTAGAAATATTTTCAGTTTCTCTCTGGGAAGTGTAGTGGAGTGGGCAAAAAAGATGGCATCGGTTGCTTATAGGTGTGAATTTTACATTTGTTAATGGATGAATGACATTTTGGTGACAGATTCCTAGAAACAACTTTATCCATTTTATTGTATACAATTTGACATTTACATTTTCACTGTTGAGAATCATattctagggaggaagaaagtAAACCTTGATTAGAAGCTCGAGACTCGCATTTCGCAAAATTGGCTATTCCTCGTGCAACTTGAGAAAGAACATCTGGATGACCACATCTTACAATTCCCAGTAAGGCTTTGATACCTCCCTGAGATCTCAGAGTCATCAATATTTTATCTGAATGAAGAACACAAAGACAGCATTATGAATAAACATACAAAAGATTGCTGATGGTAATAATGGTGATTTTCAATGTAAAATCTACAAGCACCATTTTCAAATACAACTTAATATGACATAAGAACTAAATGAAGAACACTAACAAGAAGCTAACACAGAAGTTTCATATGATATGGTGAGCCACCCAAGTGACCCAACACATTGCTTAAAGAAAGTAGAAATATTACTCTTGCAATCTCTTAAATAGAAAGTCCCAAAATGTTTCAGTACAtgatattattttgtaaaattatgcaaattaaatatctCTGAATAGACTGATTATATGAAGCAGCGTCTGCTTTAGTTTATTCCACCAGTGTCAATGTAAAGTAGCAAGTATATCACCGAAGACAATCATTCAATATTAATTGTCAATCATGGCATCAAAATCGGACCATGAGTACAAAACCAACCCGGTATGCCTTTACGTATTTTcccaattatttttatttgatagctaaaaaatatattttcaaaatttaggCTTTAGCAACATGAATGACTAGAAAGCAAGGAAATATACCATTTCCACAACATGAATGACTAGAAAGCAAGGAAATATACCATTTCCACAACATGAATGACTAGAAAGCAAGGAAATATACCATTTCCACAACATGAATGACTAGAAAACAAGGAAATATACCATTTCCGCAACATGAATGACTAGAAAACAAGGAAATATACCATTTCCACATAGGTTAGCAATTGCCCCAGCAACCATTCGAAGAGTTTGGGGATCTTCAGCATCAGATGCAGCCATTGATAACAGTGTAATTCCTCCTTCAGCCATTATAAGTTCTTGATTCGCTTCTGAATTGCCACGAGAAAGCAAGACCATATCAATACTAAAATTAGCAAAACGCACAACCACAAATAAACTCTACTGGTAATCCTGTTCAAAAATACTGTACTGGTAACAAAGTCTGATGCAAGATCCCATAATctaaaacatttcaaaagaaaaaaatactacaaTCAACATCACCATTCATAGCAAGATTGGCAATTGCCCCAGCAGCTACTCTGCGAACAGTTTCATCCTCATATCTTCGAAGAAGCATCAGCAAGGAAGTAAGACCACCAGCTTCAACAATTCTCTTTTGATTAGCCTCTGTATATTAGATTGAGATAAATTTCTAAGCATAGCGTACATGTAACAAATGGCTCGAGaacatatataacaaaaagattaagtctaaatttttggaaaacttcaGTATGAATGCAATGAAAATGAGGAAATAGTCATGGGGGTGGGATGAAAGTGAAAACAAAAGAGGTGATTGTAAGTTCCTTTCAACAACATTTACTGATAAGAgagaaattttatgaaaaaataacatGCGAAGAAAACTTTTTACTAGATAGAGTTCTCCTGATGAACAACATCCCAAATAGTACATCAAAGGGACGTCAACAGCCTATATGTAGAATTTCTAACCAAAATTTAGGAAAGCGAAAACTAAAACTAGTAGATCAAAGGCCAATACCTACCACCatgattgaaagaaaaaaaaagacaatgcagcaagattaTACATGGCCAAAATAAAGCTTGCTATAATTGTAGGTCTATGAATGGCTTTGATTGAAATGATTACAACACTAATAACTGACTGACAACCCATTCACTTAAAACTGCAAGTTTTGCACACGATGGTTGTAAGCAAGAACCACCGAAGCACAATTCTCAGGAGCTACAAACTGAGCATTACAAATGAAAAGAGGGGCTGGAAAGCATGAGCAGAACAGAAGCTAAATATCTGAAAGCTCTGATTTCTGAAAACAAAGTTGCAAAAGGATGACTAGTTTTATTTCACCCTTGTCCAGAATTCTAATAGCTTGGAGAAAAAACAGcggcaaaaaaaaaagaagaaaaactgGTAATAGTAGAGGATCAAATAACAGAGCCTTAAGAAGAATTTAGCTTTTACCTTCAGCTGCTAGGTTGGCTACCACTTTCACCGCATGAATTCTTACATTGGCATCATCTGACTCCAGCAATGACAAGATATTTTGCAATCCAACTGTTAAAATAATGTTAGTCATATAGACATTGATGATCTGATGTTTATTCCAGTGTTGTCAATACTCAATAGTATATTATAGCAGTGTAGTCAAGCGCTACACCCCATGCAGTAGCAGAGCAGTTCAGTGTAGCAGCTGTAGCAGCCAAAATAGCGAGTGTTGCGACCGCTATAGTTTGGGGCTTTTTGCATGGGGTATTTTAGGAATTTTGCAATTAAAATACACCAAACCAGTGTTTGAGCTTCTCACTCTTGTCATTTTTCACTGTTTCACTTGTCAGTCACTATAAAACCAGTTCTTGAGTTTTTATGTATATAGTATAAATTAtagaaactataaaaaaaattcaaaatagtaGTCATCTCGCCACTATCTCACCATAGCGCTTTTGGGGTTGGCCACTATCTGGGACTTATAACCCTGGTTTATCAATTTATAACTCAAACAACTTGTACCTTGCTCAAAGAGTGCAGCAACAGATGCCTTTGGACCATTCCCAGCATCTTTGAATTGGGAATGCCTAACTTGAGTCATGGAGGAATCTGTAGCAGAATATGCACTCCCAGAGCTTCCGTCTTCCAAATACCTTCTCATCTACAATCATAACATTAAGCAAATTATATTGTGTTAAGTTATGCTAAAAAGAAAAACGTAACTTGCAGCTAGAGGCTATGCAGAAACAAAACAACTTCATCTCATAACAACTACCAATTTCGTGGGCCAAAATTTCCATATTGATGGAACTTTTTGAATTACTTTAAAATGTAAATGTGTCAAGAACAATGAGAAACCAGCTCCGGTTCTCCTTCATTTGAATTCAAGTAGTTTCAAAATCCAAACACGGCTACActatcatgcagttcattgttgtattttgtttcataGGAAAGGCTCCTAAATTAATGAATGCCCTTACATTTGTTTGGAATACCGTTATGTTTATGACCTATATTTGATGATCTGTTTACAATTATGTTGGGGAGATTCTATAACTGGTACACAATGATATTGAAGAGCTTTGTTCAAATTTTAGCCGCTACTCAATTACACTGCAAAGCTAATGCATAAAATCAAAGCTAAAACTTATTACTGCAGCATATGCTACACCTTCGGTCAAACATAAAACAAATACCTTGTCAGCTTCAAAGTTCAATTGCAATAATTgactttttaatattattacttCTTCTTCAAGTTTCTTCTTCTGATGAGCTTCATCCTCCAGGAGGTTGCGAAGCTTTATAGTCTCCAAATCCCCTCCTGCCTAGTAAACACAAAAACTCTAATATACCAGAAACATACATGGAAAAAAACAGAAGCTATATAAGTTTTAATGAAAAAGAAACTCACCTCTGCTTGTGTATATTTCCCAAGCTGCCGTTTTAGATGTGTTATCTCTTCTTCAGCTGCCTTTCTTCTGGTGCTTTCAGTTTCGACCAGCATTTTGATCTCAGCAAGTTCATCAGCAGAAGATTGTGCAAGCCCCTGTGCCAAAAAGACATAAACAACTAAACAAATAGACACAAAAAATTACTAGACAATGTGGGATTTCAACACCTCCCCCTCAGCCCATGACTCAATATCTGAAGTGTGAAGTTTGCATGACTGGACAACAGAGGATGGCCCAACAATAGAACAATGATACCATCTTAAAATTCGGATTGAGTCTAACTTGAAATATAATACCTCGAATGACATCTAAATTTGGCGTGGAGAATGGGACTTCAACACCCACCCCAACCCCACGCTCACAATTGACCCAAACCTGTTTAAAAGCCTACTTTATAATAATCCCTTTATAATGATtgattagaaataaaaaaacatatttactCCAAAATCTGCCTACAGCCTACCTCAATCTTGAATTACAAAGAGAATGGAAGATACATATCCTCCTTAGCAAACAAAACTActgagaagaaaagaaaaataagaccAAATAAAGCAACCCCATCCCTAAAACAAAAAACCACCAAGAAAAAGAGAGGAAATAAAAATGGAATATAGCCACAATCCCTAAACATATCTGTTAGGGAAAACCCATTAAGCGTTGTGCCATACAAAACCTCATTGAAAATACACACATTAAGTTCCAACCAAATATACCAAAAAATAGCATAGATTGCACATAATGACAAAACTTGGGTTCTTTACTTGAGTTCGACCAAAAGTATGTATGCAAATAATTAAGAATTGGTCTGGGAACCTAGGACACACCCAGCATCTCACAGCAATGctaaatcataaattaaaaaggaaaaattaaaaaagaataccTCTCCACTATCAGCATTGCAATCATGTCTTTCTTGATTCAACACCAACTTCTGTTCCAGCTCCTTTACCAATTCCATATACTCCATTTGGCATTTCAATCTCTCTTTCTACAGGGTACAATCATACCACCCCATGTAAGACATTGACAGATAAAGAtgtttttcaaacaaaatcgtCAAAGTTAGGcatcatcatggatttcgatTTACAAAAGAATGTGACGTGAAGGTATCAATTCTTATCTCTGCTTCAGAATAAATAAAGTGCAAGGAACTAGTAGTAATAGCCTTAAAAAGCATTTGATAGCAAAcgataaaaagtaattaacataATGTAGATTATCCCTTGAACATAATAGTTGGATGGCCATGGTCCCAATAATAGACCCCATAAAAAGTTCCAAAAAAGAAACAAAGGACAAATTGCATGCCATgttatatatgaatatgtaaAATACTCGATCAAGAAACTTTGTATCTCTATCTGGGATATAGATGCCTAAAACTTAATGAAAGTATTCCACCCCTCATACCCAAGACTTGACATCAGGAGTGTGACCCGATAgcggtaggctctgataccatgttaaatGAGTTTGGATCTCATTCCTAAAAGCTAGCTTAAAGGGTAAGGGTGCCTAAACACATATTTACATCCAATAGCCCGGGAACCTTGGTAATGTGATActgtaataaaaattaaaaccatCCTCACACCTAGCGTGGGTCCTGGGTCCAATTCCCACATGTCTGTTTTAACTCCGCTCTGATACTATCTTGGAATTTAAGTTGGGCCTAACTCAATCTCTACAAAACCATCTTGTAAGGTGAGGATTGCTCCCacttataaacacattttcaGGCAATATCACATTCAATGTGAGACTCTTAACACCTCAAAGCAAACAAGTTATGTTTCTTTAGAGAAAAAATACCGCTCATTAGAGTCTATCCTTGGTTAACAAGACATGGATTTCGCTTAACTAAGTTATATCCTAAAATACTCGGTCAAGAAAAGTAGCATCTACAAGAGATACAAATGCCAAAAACTTAATAAAAGTATTCCAGCCAAACAAAAATCCTCTTAATTTAGATATATCACTTCTTatcctcaaaacacacaagcTGAGATGTTTCTTTAGAAAATAAAGCTCATCAGAGTCTCTCCTTGGTTAGCAAGACATCGATTCCACTTAGCTAAGTCATACCCTAGAATCACTATACAATCTGTAGCTTATGTTTGCAGCACTGAAATACAAGAATTAAAGCCCTGataaatatatctaatttaaaatatatttcttcaatTTATGTGTGTGTGATGATTATTTAAATCACTTTAATTAAAAGGATGTGTTACACAAGAACCACACTTGAACTAATCTATTAAAATCCTCATATATGCAGTATGATGCATAACATCTGTAAAATACTTCAAAACTAAAAGAGTCcaattccaaaaataaaaatgcagtCAACATTGTGCTACACTGCTAGTTTCATATAGATAATACAACAAACCTCTAATGCATTTGCAAAGTTTCTCTCAACCTCAACAATACGACACTGTGCCtccaaattgattttttcaatGTCATCTTCAAAAGCTTTATGCTGCCTCTCATTTTCTGCAATAAGCTTATCTAATTGTACTTCAAGCTTTCTTGACAAGCTTTTATAATCAAACTCCTCCTTTATTTTCAGCATATTCTCAACTTTCATAGCCTGAGAATAACATGCACATAAATTACAAGTTAAATAGAAGAAGATACATAAAATAGATAATGCCAGTAACAAGTCAGTCTAAATCCACAAGTATAAGAAGAATAAGATACTAGAAATGGTTAGGAAAAATCTAATTAGGAGGGATGAGCATCAATCTAATTAAAATACCAGCAAGAGTATTTTAATGCAAGGCAAAGGGAGACAGGTGTAGAATCTATGGTCCTCAAATGATCTGATTTAATAACTTATGACGCAAGAG from Cicer arietinum cultivar CDC Frontier isolate Library 1 chromosome 3, Cicar.CDCFrontier_v2.0, whole genome shotgun sequence encodes:
- the LOC101501774 gene encoding uncharacterized protein codes for the protein MEALYKKLYSKYSTLKTNKLSELEELNNEQEAKFLNFVSAAEELIDHLRTENDKLLGKINDLGNELASVRQTKDNQVADYQRLLMEESKKNEALLEEVEKLQKLLKEGTSGDLNNSSKVMNMNDQFNNTPNNSSMRMTRKRRRQEQDALDKEARSIPCEIDEGNSVEREPTQSFLKENASNKLLECSTKANDQSGVDLQESGHPNWLFQALFEYTLDMKLSIDNQTGRLSLFAMHQSSGYSFSLSWISKAPGEEAELLYHVLSLGTLERLVPEWMREDIMFSPTMCPIFFERVSRVINCKHRSLCFL
- the LOC101502203 gene encoding LOW QUALITY PROTEIN: kinesin-like protein KIN-UB (The sequence of the model RefSeq protein was modified relative to this genomic sequence to represent the inferred CDS: deleted 1 base in 1 codon), whose translation is MASNIHRNGAQRGSAKFDRPLKPRPRASSPSPASTFRRPNNAARNDAVPGRVRVAVRLRPRNAEEEMADADFGDCVELQPELNRLKLRRNNWDSDTFEFDEVLTQHASQKRVYEVVAKPVVESVLDGYNGTVMAYGQTGTGKTFTLGQLGEGDISNRGIMVRSMEDILADLSPDTDSVTVSYLQIYMEALQDLLNPANDNIPIVEDPRTGDVSLPGATLVEIRDQQNFLELLRIGEANRIAANTKMNTESSRSHAMLTVHIKRSVAESEDTVSSQNGDTSHLIKPSKPLVXXXRKSKLVVVDLAGSERVHKSGSEGHMLEEAKSINLSLSSLGKCINALAENNAHVPFRDSKLTRMLRDSFGGSARTSLIVTIGPSPRHRGETSSTILFGQRAMKVENMLKIKEEFDYKSLSRKLEVQLDKLIAENERQHKAFEDDIEKINLEAQCRIVEVERNFANALEKERLKCQMEYMELVKELEQKLVLNQERHDCNADSGEGLAQSSADELAEIKMLVETESTRRKAAEEEITHLKRQLGKYTQAEAGGDLETIKLRNLLEDEAHQKKKLEEEVIILKSQLLQLNFEADKMRRYLEDGSSGSAYSATDSSMTQVRHSQFKDAGNGPKASVAALFEQVGLQNILSLLESDDANVRIHAVKVVANLAAEEANQKRIVEAGGLTSLLMLLRRYEDETVRRVAAGAIANLAMNEANQELIMAEGGITLLSMAASDAEDPQTLRMVAGAIANLCGNDKILMTLRSQGGIKALLGIVRCGHPDVLSQVARGIANFAKCESRASNQGIKTGRSVLIEDGALPWIVQNANNEAAPIRRHIELALCHLAQHEVNAKDMISGGALWELVRISRDCSREDIRSLARKTLSSISTFKSELRRLRVDY